One genomic segment of Brevibacillus laterosporus LMG 15441 includes these proteins:
- a CDS encoding AtpZ/AtpI family protein has translation MSKKVNNPWKAIGLVSMIGADLAICIIAGVLFGQYLDEWLHTAPWLMIVGLFLGLGVGIVSVYQMIRPYL, from the coding sequence TTGTCAAAAAAGGTAAATAACCCATGGAAAGCTATCGGATTAGTAAGCATGATTGGAGCAGATCTAGCAATATGTATCATAGCCGGAGTCTTATTTGGACAGTATTTAGATGAATGGTTACATACGGCTCCTTGGCTCATGATTGTCGGGCTGTTTCTAGGGTTGGGCGTAGGTATTGTAAGCGTATACCAAATGATACGTCCTTATCTGTAG
- a CDS encoding acetyl-CoA C-acetyltransferase has product MKGSDVVIVSAVRTAIGSFQGKLSSVSATRLGAVVIEAALAKAGLDKQHVDEVVMGNVLQAGLGQNPTRQAAMLAGIGEEKPSLTINKVCGSGLKAVHIAYQAIVSGEADVVVAGGMENMSQASYLLEGARDGYRMGDQKVVDSMIRDGLWCAFNDYHMGITAENLCERYQISREEQDEFAAWSQQKANKAIQEGRFLDEIVPVTIPQKKGEAILFEQDEFPRAGATVDALAKLRPAFKKDGSVTAGNASGINDGAAALVLMSYAKAEELGIKPLATIVANASAGVNPQVMGLGPVPATEKALKKAGLSIDQIDLIEANEAFAAQAIAVGKELGLDREKLNVNGGAIALGHPIGASGARVLVSLVHEMLKRSDSRYGLATLCIGGGQGISTIIKII; this is encoded by the coding sequence ATGAAAGGTAGCGATGTAGTTATTGTCAGTGCTGTGCGCACTGCCATCGGTAGTTTTCAAGGAAAGTTATCTTCTGTAAGCGCAACTAGATTAGGAGCAGTAGTGATTGAAGCGGCACTTGCCAAAGCAGGTCTTGATAAACAGCATGTAGACGAGGTCGTGATGGGGAACGTATTACAGGCGGGGCTTGGGCAAAACCCAACGCGTCAGGCGGCCATGCTAGCAGGCATTGGTGAGGAGAAACCCTCATTGACTATTAATAAAGTCTGCGGGTCAGGATTAAAAGCTGTACATATAGCTTATCAGGCTATCGTGTCTGGAGAAGCAGATGTGGTAGTTGCAGGTGGTATGGAAAATATGAGTCAGGCTTCTTATTTATTAGAAGGGGCCAGAGACGGGTATCGCATGGGTGATCAGAAGGTCGTAGACTCCATGATCCGCGATGGGCTTTGGTGTGCCTTTAATGATTATCATATGGGAATAACAGCTGAAAATCTTTGCGAACGTTATCAGATAAGCCGAGAAGAACAGGATGAATTTGCGGCTTGGAGCCAACAAAAGGCAAACAAAGCGATTCAAGAAGGACGTTTTTTAGATGAGATCGTCCCTGTCACTATCCCGCAAAAAAAGGGAGAGGCTATTTTGTTTGAGCAAGATGAGTTCCCGCGAGCAGGTGCAACGGTGGATGCATTAGCTAAACTGCGACCTGCTTTTAAAAAGGACGGGAGCGTCACGGCAGGAAATGCCTCAGGAATTAATGATGGAGCTGCAGCACTAGTCTTAATGTCTTATGCAAAGGCAGAAGAGCTGGGGATTAAGCCTTTAGCTACAATAGTTGCCAATGCAAGCGCTGGAGTCAATCCGCAAGTAATGGGACTAGGCCCAGTACCGGCTACAGAAAAGGCTCTAAAGAAGGCGGGGCTTTCTATAGATCAAATAGATCTGATTGAAGCCAATGAGGCTTTTGCGGCACAAGCAATAGCGGTTGGGAAGGAATTAGGCCTTGATCGAGAGAAGCTAAACGTGAACGGAGGAGCGATTGCCCTTGGTCATCCAATTGGAGCAAGCGGGGCTCGCGTTCTGGTTAGTCTTGTCCATGAAATGTTGAAACGAAGCGATTCTCGCTATGGTCTAGCTACCTTATGCATAGGTGGCGGTCAAGGAATTTCAACAATAATCAAAATAATATAG